From a region of the Pan paniscus chromosome 19, NHGRI_mPanPan1-v2.0_pri, whole genome shotgun sequence genome:
- the KRT23 gene encoding keratin, type I cytoskeletal 23, translated as MNSGHSFSQTPSASFHGAGGGWGRPRSFPRAPTVHGGAGGARISLSFTTRSCPPAGGSWGSGRSSPLLGGNGKATMQNLNDRLASYLEKVRALEEANMKLESRILKWHQQRDPGSKKDYSQYEENITHLQEQIVDGKMTNAQIILLIDNARMAVDDFNLKYENEHSFKKDLEIEVEGLRRTLDNLTIVTTDLEQEVEGMRKELILMKKHHEQEMEKHHVPSDFNVNVKVDTGPREDLIKVLEDMRQEYELIIKKKHRDLDTWYKEQSAAMSQEAASPATVQSRQGDIHELKRTFQALEIDLQAQYSTKSALENMLSETQSRYSCKLQDMQEIISHYEEELMQLRHELERQNNEYQVLLGIKTHLEKEITTYRRLLEGESEGTREESKSSMKVSATPKIKAITQETINGRLVLCQVNEIQKHA; from the exons ATGAACTCCGGACACAGCTTCAGCCAGACCCCCTCGGCCTCCTTCCATGGCGCCGGAGGTGGCTGGGGCCGGCCCAGGAGCTTCCCCAGGGCTCCCACCGTCCATGGCGGTGCGGGGGGAGCCCGCATCTCCCTGTCCTTCACCACGCGGAGCTGCCCACCCGCTGGAGGGTCTTGGGGTTCTGGAAGAAGCAGCCCCCTCCTAGGCGGAAATGGGAAGGCCACCATGCAGAATCTCAACGACCGCCTGGCCTCCTACCTGGAGAAGGTTCGCGCCCTGGAGGAGGCCAACATGAAGCTGGAAAGCCGCATCCTGAAATGGCACCAGCAGAGAGATCCTGGCAGTAAGAAAGATTATTCCCAGTATGAGGAAAACATCACACACCTGCAGGAGCAG atagtggatGGTAAGATGACCAATGCTCAGATTATTCTTCTCATTGACAATGCCAGGATGGCAGTGGATGACTTCAACCTCAA GTATGAAAATGAACACTCCTTTAAGAAAGACTTGGAAATTGAAGTCGAGGGCCTCCGAAGGACCTTAGACAACCTGACCATTGTCACAACAGACCTAGAACAGGAGGTGGAAGGAATGAGGAAAGAGCTCATTCTCATGAAGAAGCACCATGAGCAG GAAATGGAGAAGCATCATGTGCCAAGTGACTTCAATGTCAATGTGAAGGTGGATACAGGTCCCAGGGAAGATCTGATTAAGGTCCTGGAGGATATGAGACAAGAATATGAGCTTATAATAAAGAAGAAGCATCGAGACTTGGACACTTGGTATAAAGAACAG TCTGCAGCCATGTCCCAGGAGGCAGCCAGTCCAGCCACTGTGCAGAGCAGACAAGGTGACATCCACGAACTGAAGCGCACATTCCAGGCCCTGGAGATTGACCTGCAGGCACAGTACAGCACG AAATCTGCTTTGGAAAACATGTTATCCGAGACCCAGTCTCGGTACTCCTGCAAGCTCCAGGACATGCAAGAGATCATCTCCCACTATGAGGAGGAACTGATGCAGCTACGCCACGAACTGGAGCGGCAGAACAATGAATACCAAGTGCTGCTGGGCATCAAAACCCACCTGGAGAAGGAAATCACCACGTACCGACGGCTCCTGGAGGGAGAGAGTGAAGG GACACGGGAAGAATCAAAGTCAAGCATGAAAG TGTCTGCAACTCCAAAGATCAAGGCCATAACCCAGGAGACCATCAATGGAAGATTAGTTCTTTGTCAAGTGAATGAAATCCAAAAGCACGCATGA